AATTAAGGCAAATCCCGAGGTTTAAACTACGGTTTTTGCCAACGGTGTTACACTTAACCCTATGTAAATTACATAGGGTTTTTTATTTGTGGAAGCCGTGTATGTTGGATTAGGCATTGCCTCCGTTTTAGTGTTCGTGCTGTCTTTATTACTCTTGCCCATATTGGTACGCAAAATTCCCGCGAATTATTTTGTGCGCGAACATCAAGATGACCCTTGGCATTTATTGCTACAGCCCCGCAATATCTTACGCAATACCTTAGGCATCTTATTAATTATCGCAGGTATCGCTATGTTGGTATTACCCGGACAGGGTTTATTAACTATTCTCATTGGCATTGCCATTATGAATTTTCCCGGTAAATACGAACTTGAACGTTGGATTGTCGGGCGTAAAGGGGTACTGCGTGCCCTAAACTGGATTCGGCGCAAAGCGAATGTAAGCGATTTGATTGATCCACATGCACCAGAGAGCAAAGCATGAGCGAAATTTCTGCCCGTATTGGTATTTTAACCATTTCTGACCGCGCCAGCCGTGGCGAATATGAAGATAAAGGTGGCCC
This DNA window, taken from Candidatus Thiocaldithrix dubininis, encodes the following:
- a CDS encoding PGPGW domain-containing protein, which produces MEAVYVGLGIASVLVFVLSLLLLPILVRKIPANYFVREHQDDPWHLLLQPRNILRNTLGILLIIAGIAMLVLPGQGLLTILIGIAIMNFPGKYELERWIVGRKGVLRALNWIRRKANVSDLIDPHAPESKA